TCGAACCACTCGACATGGCTGTCGCCCTCGAAGGCCAGGATGTGGGTGGCCAGGCGGTCGAGGAACCAGCGGTCGTGGCTGATCACCACGGCGCAGCCGGCGAACTCCTCCAGGGCCTCCTCGAGGTTCTGCAGGGTCTCGATGTCCAGGTCGTTGGTCGGCTCGTCGAGCAGGATGACATTGCCGCCGGTGGTCAGGGTCTTGGCCAGGTGAACGCGGTTGCGCTCTCCGCCGGACAGCTGGCCCACCTTCTTCTGCTGGTCGCCGCCCTTGAAGTTGAACGAGCCGACATAGGCCCGCGTGTTGATCTCCCGCTTGCCCACCGCAAGGATGTCGAGGCCGCCGGAGACCTCCTGCCAGACGGTCTTGTTGGGATCGAGGGCGTCCCGGCTCTGGTCGACATAGGCCAGCTTGACGGTCTCACCCAGGCGGAAGGTCCCCTCGTCGGGCTGCTCCTGGCCGGTGATGATCCGGAACAGGGTGGACTTGCCGGCGCCGTTGGGACCGATCACGCCGACGATGCCGTTCGGCGGGAGTTTGAACGAAAGGTCCTTGAAAAGAACCTTGTCGCCATAGGTTTTTGAAAGGTGGGAAGCTTCCAGCACCACATTGCCCAGGCGAGGGCCGGGCGGGATCTGGATAGCCGCGAAGGTCTGGGCCTGGCGGGAGCTTTCCTGTTCGGCGACCATGCGCTCATAGGCGGCGAGACGGGCCTTGGACTTGGCCTGGCGGGCCTTGGCGCCGGACCGCACCCACTCCAGCTCGCGGGTCATGGCGCGCTGGCGGGCCTCGCTCTCGGACTGCTCCTGGACGATGCGCTTGGTCTTCTGCTCCAGCCAGCCGGAGTAGTTGCCCTCGTATGGAATGCCCTTCCCGCGGTCGAGCTCCAGGGTCCACTTGGTCACCTGATCGAGGAAGTAGCGGTCGTGGGTCACCAGGATGACGCAGCCAGGGAAGGCCTCCAGGTGGTGCTGCAGCCAGGCCACGCTTTCGGCGTCGAGGTGGTTGGTGGGCTCGTCCAGCAGCAGCATGTCGGGCTTGGACAGCAGCAGGCGCGCCAGGGCCACGCGGCGCTTCTCCCCGCCTGACAGGTTGTCGACCGGCCAGTCGTCCGGCGGGCAGCGCAGGGCGTCCATGGCCATCTCGACCTTGGAGTCGATGTCCCACATGTCGCCGGCGTCGATCTGTTCCTGGAGGGTGGTCATCTCCTCCATGAGTTCGTCGGTGTAGTCCTCGCCCAGCTGGCCGGCGACCTCGTTGAAGCGGGCGACCAGGCGCTTTTCCTCGCACCAGGACTCCACGTTCTGACGGACGTTCAGGGTGGAATCCAGGTGGGGCTCCTGCTCGAGGTAGCCCATCTTCACGCCGTCGGCCGCCTTGGCCTCGCCGCTGAACTCCTTGTCCAGGCCGGCCATGATCTTGAGCAGGGTCGACTTACCCGAGCCGTTGACCCCGACCACGCCGATCTTGGCGTCCGGGTAGAAGGACAGCCAGATGTTCTCGAACACCTTCTTGCCGCCGGGAAAGACCTTGGTCAGGCCCTGCATCTGGAAAATGTACTGCTGCGCCATGGGGCGTACGGGCTCGCGGATCGAGGAGTGGGGAGGCCCGCCAGATAGCCCCACGGCGGGGCCGGCGCAATGGGAGGGGTCCCACGGAGATGCGCCCGGGGAAGGGCTCGTCTAACCTGTACTTCCTGAGGGGCCCACGCAGGCCCAGTCGCGAGGAGACCGCCCGTGATCGCCACGGCGCCCGCCGATCCACCCGTTCTGTGCACCCGGGCGCTCTCACGGACCTATGGCGACGGGTCCGCCGCCGTGCATGCCCTGCGGGAGATCGACCTTGAGATCGGGGAAGGCGAACTGATCGTCCTGCTGGGGCCTTCAGGATCGGGGAAGTCGACCCTGCTCAACATCCTGGGCGGCCTCGACCGGGCCACCTCCGGCGAGGTGCGGTTCCGCGAGACGGAGCTCACGGCCCTGGACGACCGAGCCCTCACGGCCTTCCGCCGCCAGAGCGTCGGCTTCATCTTCCAGTTCTACAACCTGATCCCCAGCCTCACGGCCCGGGAGAACGTGGACCTGGTCCGCGAGATCGCAGACTCGCCCCTTCCGGCCGAGGAGGCCCTGGAGCTGGTGGGCCTGGCTGGGCGCATGGATCACTTCCCGGCCCAGCTTTCCGGCGGCGAACAACAGCGCGTGGCGGTGGCCCGAGCCCTGGCCAAACGGCCAGCCCTCCTGCTCTGTGACGAGCCGACCGGGGCCCTGGACCTCAAGACGGGGATCCGGGTGCTCGAGGCCCTGGTGGAGATCAACAGCCGCTATGGTTCGACCACCCTGATCGTCACCCACAATGCCGACGTCGCCCGGCTGGGAGACAGGGTGATCCACTTCCTGGACGGGCGGGTCCGCGCCATCGAGACCAACGCCGCCCGCGCACGGCCTTCGGACCTGACCTGGTGAGGCGGGGCCTGCACCCGCTGGACCGGAAGCTCCTGAGGGACGTCTGGCGCATGCGGCTGCACGCCGTCGCCATCGCCCTGGTCCTGGCCTGCGGGGTCTCCATCCTTGTCATGGCCGCGGGGATGCGCGCCTCGCTCGATCAGACCCGGCGCGACTATTACGCCGCCTATCGCATGATGGACCTCGCCGCGGCTCCGGTACGGGCGCCGGACCGGGTTGGCGACGCCCTCGCCAGCCTGCCCGGCGTGCGGGCGGTGGAGACACGGGTGACGGGCTTCGCCCTCCTGGACATTCCCGGGCAGGTCGAACCGGCCTCGGCTCGGCTCGTCTCCCTGCCCGTCGAAGGGCGGCCCCGCGTCAACGACCTGGCCATGACCCGCGGCCGGTGGCCGGATCCGGACCGGCCGGACGAGGTGCTTGTCAGCGAGGCCTTCGCCAACGCCCTGGGCCTGCAGCCGGGCGGGTCGCTGTCGGCGGTCGTGCATGGCCGACAACGGAGGCTGGAGGTCGTCGGGATCGCCAACAGCCCGGAGTTCGTCTTCGTCGCAGCGCCAGGGGAGATGTTCCCGCAACCGGAGCGGTTCGGGGTGGTCTGGATGGGGCGAAGGGCCCTGGCCCGGGCCTTTGATCTGGAGGGCGCCTTCAACGACGCCGCCTTCCGCCTGGACCCTGGCGCCGACCCCGCGCGGGTGATCCGGGCGATCGACGCCCTGCTCGCCCCTCATGGATCGGGGGGCGCCTTCGGGCGCGACCGGATGATGTCCGACCGGTACCTGAGCGAGGAACTCCGGCAACTGTCGACCATGGCGATCTTCCTGCCCGCCATCTTCCTCCTGGTGGCGGCCTTCCTGGTCAACATCGCCCTCGGCCGGATGATCGCCACCGAGCGATCGAACATCGGGCTGCTGAAGGCCTTTGGTTACGGCGACCTGGCGGTGGCCAGCCACTACGCCCGCAGCGCCCTCATGATCGGGGCCCTGGGCGCCCTGCTGGGGACCGGAGCGGGACTGGCCCTGGGGGTCAAGGTCGCCGAGCTGTACCGGGCCTACTACCACTTCCCGAACCTGGCCTTCACCCTCTCTCCCGCCCTCATGGCCGGGGCCTGGGCGGCGGCCCTCCTGGCCGTTGGCGCCGGGGCTGCGATCGCCGTCCGCCAGGCCGTGCGCCTGCCACCCGCCGAGGCCCTCGCTCCGCCGCGCCCGCCGGCCTACACGCGCTCGAAAGGCTGGCCGGCCGCCCTGGTCCTGCGTCTCGACGCCAAGT
The sequence above is a segment of the Phenylobacterium parvum genome. Coding sequences within it:
- the ettA gene encoding energy-dependent translational throttle protein EttA, with amino-acid sequence MAQQYIFQMQGLTKVFPGGKKVFENIWLSFYPDAKIGVVGVNGSGKSTLLKIMAGLDKEFSGEAKAADGVKMGYLEQEPHLDSTLNVRQNVESWCEEKRLVARFNEVAGQLGEDYTDELMEEMTTLQEQIDAGDMWDIDSKVEMAMDALRCPPDDWPVDNLSGGEKRRVALARLLLSKPDMLLLDEPTNHLDAESVAWLQHHLEAFPGCVILVTHDRYFLDQVTKWTLELDRGKGIPYEGNYSGWLEQKTKRIVQEQSESEARQRAMTRELEWVRSGAKARQAKSKARLAAYERMVAEQESSRQAQTFAAIQIPPGPRLGNVVLEASHLSKTYGDKVLFKDLSFKLPPNGIVGVIGPNGAGKSTLFRIITGQEQPDEGTFRLGETVKLAYVDQSRDALDPNKTVWQEVSGGLDILAVGKREINTRAYVGSFNFKGGDQQKKVGQLSGGERNRVHLAKTLTTGGNVILLDEPTNDLDIETLQNLEEALEEFAGCAVVISHDRWFLDRLATHILAFEGDSHVEWFEGNFEAYEEDKKRRLGADSLIPHRIKFQKFSR
- a CDS encoding ABC transporter ATP-binding protein: MIATAPADPPVLCTRALSRTYGDGSAAVHALREIDLEIGEGELIVLLGPSGSGKSTLLNILGGLDRATSGEVRFRETELTALDDRALTAFRRQSVGFIFQFYNLIPSLTARENVDLVREIADSPLPAEEALELVGLAGRMDHFPAQLSGGEQQRVAVARALAKRPALLLCDEPTGALDLKTGIRVLEALVEINSRYGSTTLIVTHNADVARLGDRVIHFLDGRVRAIETNAARARPSDLTW
- a CDS encoding ABC transporter permease, with translation MRRGLHPLDRKLLRDVWRMRLHAVAIALVLACGVSILVMAAGMRASLDQTRRDYYAAYRMMDLAAAPVRAPDRVGDALASLPGVRAVETRVTGFALLDIPGQVEPASARLVSLPVEGRPRVNDLAMTRGRWPDPDRPDEVLVSEAFANALGLQPGGSLSAVVHGRQRRLEVVGIANSPEFVFVAAPGEMFPQPERFGVVWMGRRALARAFDLEGAFNDAAFRLDPGADPARVIRAIDALLAPHGSGGAFGRDRMMSDRYLSEELRQLSTMAIFLPAIFLLVAAFLVNIALGRMIATERSNIGLLKAFGYGDLAVASHYARSALMIGALGALLGTGAGLALGVKVAELYRAYYHFPNLAFTLSPALMAGAWAAALLAVGAGAAIAVRQAVRLPPAEALAPPRPPAYTRSKGWPAALVLRLDAKSRIILRRIGRFPRRALSTAAGIAMAIALLVVAGAFPAVMDRLLSVQFSEANRQDVTLTFAQPLGSGSFHAVARLPGVRAAEPFRGEEMRFRSGAREVREVLIGLPVDARLSRPVDRTGRAVDPPASGIALSRALARRLDVAPGDVVEVIQVSGRQVRTPVRVSRIVDPQVGSAAYMNLEALGRLVREPDRISGVHVRLDPARYAEFNARIKATPALAGASFVRQAEASMRRAYDQGVGVMTSIYMVFAAVMAGGVAFSASRVTLAEQERDLATLRVLGFTRGEASYILMGELMVLSLLAIAPGCLLGTGLCIALMRLFQTDMYSFDFVFSPGGYGFAIGFTLLCVGVTGLIVRTGVDRLDLVAVLKARD